In one Parageobacillus genomosp. 1 genomic region, the following are encoded:
- a CDS encoding dihydrolipoamide acetyltransferase family protein — translation MEVKLHDIGEGMTEAVVLTYLVQKGDYVKADQPLVEVQTDKMVAEIPAPSEGIVQDILVREGETIAVGTTILTLQTSAAVKPNPASSSNAAESFRLPSANEETGGSVLTKNIRRVLATPYTRKIAREHGVDLEQITGTGPGGRITDEDVYRFIEAKQTKSASSAPVAEAAPKKESSSAPATSVLPFRGRRKQIAKKMAQSLYTIPHCTHFEEVDVTELIRFREELKQHDIHISATAFFIKALSLSLKQFPIFNARLDEEREEIHLYAEHHIGIAVDTEDGLIVPVIRHVERKSLREIHEEAKQLTKRAQENKLSVSEITGSTFTISNVGPLGGSIGATPIINYPEVALMAFHKTKKRPMVMENDEIAVRSMMNISMSFDHRVADGATAVAFTNYFVRLIENPKRMLMELV, via the coding sequence ATGGAAGTAAAGCTTCACGATATCGGCGAAGGGATGACGGAAGCGGTTGTATTAACGTATCTCGTGCAAAAAGGCGACTATGTCAAGGCCGATCAGCCGCTGGTCGAAGTCCAAACAGATAAAATGGTGGCGGAAATCCCCGCTCCATCGGAAGGAATCGTGCAAGACATTCTTGTCCGCGAAGGGGAAACGATAGCGGTCGGCACGACGATTTTGACGTTGCAGACAAGTGCAGCGGTGAAGCCCAATCCCGCTTCTTCCTCCAATGCAGCGGAATCTTTCCGTTTGCCAAGCGCCAACGAGGAAACAGGCGGTTCCGTCCTGACGAAGAATATCCGCCGCGTGCTTGCCACGCCGTATACGCGCAAGATCGCCCGCGAACATGGCGTCGATTTGGAACAAATCACAGGCACTGGTCCAGGCGGGCGCATTACGGATGAAGATGTATACCGCTTTATTGAGGCAAAGCAAACAAAAAGCGCAAGCAGTGCGCCGGTTGCCGAAGCGGCGCCGAAAAAAGAAAGTTCGTCCGCGCCCGCCACATCGGTTCTCCCGTTCCGCGGACGCCGCAAACAAATCGCGAAAAAAATGGCGCAGTCGCTATATACGATACCGCATTGCACCCATTTTGAAGAAGTCGATGTCACGGAGCTCATTCGTTTCCGCGAAGAGCTGAAGCAGCATGACATCCACATTTCGGCAACGGCGTTTTTCATTAAAGCGCTGTCACTGTCATTAAAGCAGTTTCCGATTTTTAACGCGCGCCTTGACGAAGAGCGGGAAGAAATTCACTTATATGCTGAGCATCATATCGGCATTGCCGTCGACACCGAAGACGGCTTAATCGTACCAGTGATTAGGCATGTAGAAAGAAAATCGCTGCGGGAAATTCACGAAGAGGCGAAACAGCTTACGAAACGGGCGCAGGAAAACAAGCTGTCCGTTTCTGAAATCACGGGAAGCACCTTTACCATCAGCAACGTCGGCCCGCTTGGCGGAAGCATCGGCGCGACGCCGATCATCAACTATCCGGAAGTGGCGCTGATGGCGTTTCATAAAACGAAAAAACGGCCGATGGTGATGGAAAACGACGAGATCGCCGTCCGTTCGATGATGAACATCTCGATGTCGTTTGACCACCGTGTGGCTGACGGAGCGACAGCGGTCGCGTTTACGAACTATTTTGTGAGACTTATTGAAAATCCGAAACGAATGCTTATGGAGTTGGTGTAA
- a CDS encoding alpha-ketoacid dehydrogenase subunit beta, whose amino-acid sequence MTTAVNTKTLTLVQAVNDALRTMLKERDDVILLGEDIGKNGGVFRATEGLQAEFGEDRVIDTPLSEAGFTGAAIGMALNGFRPVVEIQFLGFIYPAYEQIMTHAARMRARTMGHFTVPMVIRAPYGAGVRAPEIHSDSTEALFTHMPGMKVVCPASPYDAKGLLIAAIEDPDPVLFLEPMRSYRAFREEVPEGKYTVEIGKAKKLREGDDVTVIAWGAMVPVAMKAAESAAKKGIHADVIDLRTLYPLDKDMIAASVQKTGRTVIVQEAHATGGLANDIVALINDTSFLYQKAPVARVTGFDVPVPFFAYEDDYLPTPARVLHAIEKTVNF is encoded by the coding sequence ATGACAACAGCGGTGAATACAAAAACGTTGACGCTCGTGCAGGCGGTAAACGACGCGTTGCGCACAATGTTAAAAGAACGCGACGACGTCATTTTGCTTGGCGAGGATATCGGGAAAAACGGCGGGGTGTTCCGCGCGACCGAGGGCTTGCAGGCGGAGTTTGGCGAGGATCGGGTCATCGATACGCCGCTTAGCGAAGCAGGGTTTACCGGAGCGGCGATCGGGATGGCGCTAAACGGCTTTCGTCCGGTCGTCGAGATTCAATTTTTAGGATTTATTTATCCGGCGTACGAGCAAATTATGACCCATGCGGCGCGGATGCGGGCGCGGACGATGGGGCATTTCACCGTCCCGATGGTGATTCGTGCCCCGTACGGTGCGGGGGTGCGCGCTCCGGAAATCCATTCCGATAGCACGGAGGCATTGTTTACCCATATGCCCGGCATGAAAGTCGTCTGCCCCGCCTCGCCATATGATGCGAAAGGACTGCTGATTGCCGCGATTGAAGATCCGGACCCGGTGCTGTTTTTGGAGCCGATGCGCAGCTACCGCGCGTTTCGCGAAGAAGTGCCGGAAGGAAAATATACGGTGGAAATCGGCAAAGCGAAAAAATTGCGCGAAGGCGACGACGTGACCGTGATTGCTTGGGGGGCGATGGTGCCGGTGGCGATGAAAGCGGCGGAAAGCGCCGCGAAAAAAGGAATCCATGCCGATGTGATCGACTTGCGCACGCTCTATCCGCTCGATAAAGACATGATCGCCGCGTCGGTGCAAAAAACGGGACGAACGGTGATTGTCCAGGAAGCGCACGCCACCGGAGGACTGGCAAACGATATTGTCGCGCTGATTAACGATACATCGTTTTTGTATCAAAAAGCGCCTGTAGCGCGCGTCACTGGATTCGATGTCCCGGTGCCGTTTTTTGCCTATGAAGACGATTATTTGCCGACGCCGGCACGCGTCTTGCACGCGATTGAAAAAACAGTCAACTTCTAG